Proteins encoded in a region of the Onychostoma macrolepis isolate SWU-2019 chromosome 20, ASM1243209v1, whole genome shotgun sequence genome:
- the crnkl1 gene encoding crooked neck-like protein 1, with amino-acid sequence MASTAAGKQRIPKVAKVKNKAPAEVQITAEQLLREAKERELELLPPPPKQKITDAEELNDYKLKKRKGFEDNIRKNRTVISNWIKYAQWEESLKEVQRARSIYERALDVDHRNIALWLKYAEMEMKNRQVNHARNIWDRAITILPRVNQFWYKYTYMEEMLGNVAGCRQVFERWMEWEPEEQAWHSYINFELRYKEVDKSRSIYENFVMVHPEVKNWIKYAHFEVKHGYIARARKVFERAVEFFGEEQISESLYVAFARFEEKQKEFERVRIIYKYALDRIPKQQAQELFKNYTVFEKRFGDRRGIEDVIVNKRRFQYEEEVKANPHNYDAWFDYLRLVESDANADTVREVYERAIANIPPIQEKRHWRRYIYLWINYALYEELEVKDPERTRQVYQACLELIPHKKFTFAKIWLLYGQFEIRQKNLQNARRGLGTAIGKCPKNKLFKGYIELELQLREFDRCRKLYEKYLEFSPENCTTWIKFAELETILGDTERARAIFELAIGQPRLDMPEVLWKSYIDSEIEQEEYDNTRGLYKRLLQRTQHVKVWISYGQFELSIDSDDRIQRCRQIYEEANKSMQSCEEKEERLMLLESWRDFEDEFGSFANKERVQKLLPEKVKKRRKITAEDGSDAGWEEYYDYIFPEDAANLPNLKLLAMAKMWKKLQQDDENEQDEGEGEGEGEEGEGEEGEGEEGEEGEEGEGEEGEEEGEEEGEEGEGEGEEGGQRVPKGKEALENSESEEQGPVASREQLKNESNNHDKDDDESSSSSSSSSSSSKSDGGDREDDKDKTEETKADTENH; translated from the exons ATGGCGTCCACCGCGGCGGGTAAACAGAGAATCCCGAAAGTGGcgaag GTGAAGAATAAAGCCCCAGCGGAGGTGCAGATCACCGCAGAGCAGCTGCTCAGAGAGGCGAAGGAGAGGGAACTAGAGCTGCTGCCTCCTCCACCCAAACAGAAGATCACTGATGCAGAAGAGCTCAACGACTATAAACTGAAGAAGAGGAAG GGGTTTGAAGACAACATCAGGAAGAACAGAACTGTCATCAGCAACTGGATCAAGTACGCACAATGGGAGGAGAGCCTGAAGGAGGTCCAGAG AGCTCGCTCTATCTACGAGCGTGCGCTCGACGTGGATCACCGCAACATCGCACTGTGGCTGAAGTATGCAGAGATGGAGATGAAGAACCGGCAGGTGAATCACGCTCGCAACATCTGGGACCGAGCCATCACCATCCTGCCCCGTGTCAATCAGTTCTG GTACAAGTACACCTATATGGAGGAGATGCTGGGAAACGTTGCCGGCTGCAGGCAGGTGTTTGAACGCTGGATGGAGTGGGAGCCGGAGGAACAGGCCTGGCATTCGTACATCAACTTTGAGCTGCGCTATAAGGAAGTGGACAAGTCCCGCAGCATCTATGAGAATT TTGTGATGGTCCATCCTGAAGTGAAGAACTGGATCAAGTACGCTCACTTCGAAGTGAAGCACGGTTACATCGCTCGGGCGAGGAAGGTGTTCGAGAGAGCCGTGGAGTTTTTTGGTGAGGAGCAGATCAGTGAGAGCCTCTACGTGGCTTTTGCGAGATTCGAGGAGAAGCAGAAAGAG TTTGAGAGAGTTCGCATCATCTATAAATATGCTTTGGACCGAATCCCCAAGCAACAGGCCCAGGAGCTGTTTAAGAACTACACTGTGTTTGAGAAGCGGTTTGGAGACAGGAGAGGAATCGAGGATGTGATCGTCAACAAAAGGAGGTTTCAGTATGAAGAGGAAGTCAAG GCAAACCCACACAACTACGATGCCTGGTTTGATTACCTGCGGCTGGTGGAGAGTGACGCCAATGCGGACACGGTTAGAGAAGTGTACGAGAGAGCCATAGCCAACATACCCCCCATCCAAGAGAAGAGACACTGGAGACGCTACATCTACCTGTGGATTAACTACGCTCTCTATGAGGAGCTGGAGGTCAAG GACCCTGAGAGAACGAGGCAGGTGTATCAAGCGTGTCTGGAGCTTATACCGCACAAAAAG TTTACATTTGCCAAGATTTGGCTCTTATACGGACAATTTGAAATCCGACAAAAAAACCTCCAGAATGCTAGAAGAGGCCTG GGCACAGCCATCGGAAAGTGTCCCAAAAACAAACTGTTCAAAGGCTACATCGAGCTGGAGCTACAGCTGAGAGAGTTTGACCGCTGCAGGAAGCTCTATGAGAAGTATCTGGAGTTCAGTCCAGAAAACTGCACCACCTGGATTAAGTTTGCCGAGCTGGAGACCATCCTGGGAGACACAGAGCGGGCCAGAGCCATATTTGAACTGGCCATTGGACAACCTCGACTCGACATGCCAGAG GTGCTGTGGAAGTCATACATCGACTCTGAGATCGAGCAAGAAGAATACGACAACACACGAGGACTTTATAAGAGACTGTTACAGCGTACTCAACATGTCAAA GTCTGGATCAGCTATGGCCAGTTTGAGCTGTCCATTGACAGTGACGACCGCATACAGCGATGCAGACAGATCTACGAGGAGGCCAATAAGAGTATGCAGAGCTGTGAGGAGAAGGAGGAACGTCTGATGCTCCTGGAGTCCTGGAGAGACTTTGAGGACGAGTTTGGATCGTTTGCCAACAAGGAGAGAGTCCAGAAACTCCTGCCGGAGAAGgtgaagaagaggaggaagatCACAGCAGAGGACGGG TCGGATGCAGGTTGGGAGGAATATTATGACTACATCTTCCCCGAGGACGCTGCTAACCTGCCCAACCTCAAACTGCTGGCCATGGCCAAGATGTGGAAGAAATTGCAGCAGGATGATGAGAACGAGCAGGAtgaaggagaaggagaaggagaaggagaagaaggagaaggagaagaaggagaaggagaagaaggagaagaaggagaagaaggagaaggagaagaaggagaagaagaaggagaagaagaaggagaagaaggagaaggagaaggagaagaaggagGACAGCGGGTTCCTAAAGGGAAGGAAGCACTGGAGAACTCAGAATCAGAGGAGCAGGGACCTGTGGCCAGCAGAGAACAGCTCAAAAACGAGTCCAACAATCACGACAAAGATGACGATGAGAGCAGCAGcagtagcagcagcagcagcagcagcagcaagaGTGATGGTGGCGACCGCGAAGATGACAAAGACAAGACGGAAGAAACAAAAGCGGACACAGAAAATCACTGA